The following proteins are encoded in a genomic region of Corylus avellana chromosome ca4, CavTom2PMs-1.0:
- the LOC132177060 gene encoding LOW QUALITY PROTEIN: inactive glucose-1-phosphate adenylyltransferase small subunit 2, chloroplastic (The sequence of the model RefSeq protein was modified relative to this genomic sequence to represent the inferred CDS: deleted 2 bases in 1 codon) gives MVRLQLSLPTPIPQTNGSIAGLASIRQKSSSKFHCTLPPRLFISNSQQAQYPISLLPPANQSVAAIVFGDGSESRLYPLTKRRTEGAIPIAANYRLVDAVVSNCINSNINKIYALTQFNSTSLNSHLSRAYSRVGLGKEGFVEVIAAFQSLEDKGWFQGAADAVRRCLWVMEECPVTEFLILPGHHLYKMDYQKIIEAHRKSEADITIAALSALRDQDTGFGFLEVNSENQVLEFRLKSGSEPISLVSVSFPPSSSLFRFYHFSGCSLRKFISEIQVESSRKCKDIAYCNLSSMGIYLINRDIIVQLLKEHFPKANDFTSEVIPGAISMGMKIQAFIFDGYWEDMRSIEAFYQANMESTKKANMGFNSFFDKESPIYTLPRVLPPTHMNDAAITDSIIGDGCILGRCKIKGTVVGTRTRVGDGAVIEDSVIMGSDIYQMEDIQESGMDRKGIDTPIGIGEDTQIRKAIVDKSARIGKNVLIINKDNVQEGNNEANGYVISGGIVVVLPSAVIPDGSIL, from the exons ATGGTGAGATTGCAGCTCTCTCTTCCCACCCCCATTCCCCAAACAAATGGTTCCATTGCTGGATTGGCAAGTATACGTCAAAAAAGTTCTTCAAAGTTTCATTGTACTCTTCCTCCAAGGTTGTTCATATCCAATTCACAGCAAGCTCAATATCCCATTTCATTGCTTCCTCCAGCTAATCAG AGTGTAGCAGCTATTGTTTTTGGTGATGGGTCAGAGTCAAGGCTTTACCCATTGACAAAGAGAAGAACAGAAGGGGCAATTCCTATAGCAGCAAATTACAGGCTTGTTGATGCAGTTGTCAGCAACTGTATTAACAGTAACATAAACAAGATATATGCTCTTACCCAATTCAACTCAACTTCTCTCAATTCCCACCTTTCCAGAGCTTATTCCAGAGTAGGTCTGGGGAAAGAGGGATTTGTCGAAGTAATTGCTGCCTTTCAGAGCCTTGAAGACAAGGGCTGGTTTCAG GGGGCTGCAGATGCTGTTAGAAGATGCTTGTGGGTAATGGAGGAGTGTCCAGTGACTGAGTTTCTGATCCTTCCTGGTCATCATCTGTACAAAATGGATTACCAGAAAATCATAGAGGCTCATCGAAAGAGCGAGGCTGACATAACTATTGCAGCATTGAGTGCTTTGAGAGATCAAGACACTGGTTTTGGCTTTCTGGAAGTGAATTCTGAAAATCAAGTTCTAGAGTTTAGATTGAAGTCTGGGAGTGAGCCAATCAGTCTTGTTTCAGTAAGTTTC CCACCAAGCTCTTCTCTATTTCGGTTTTATCATTTTTCCGGGTGTTCTCTGAGGAAGTTTATTTCTGAAATCCAGGTGGAAAGCTCAAGAAAATGCAAAGATATTGCTTATTGTAATCTTTCCAGCATGGGAATATATCTCATTAACAGAGATATAATAGTGCAGCTTCTAAAAGAGCATTTTCCCAAGGCAAATGACTTTACAAGTGAAGTAATACCAGGTGCAATATCCATGGGAATGAAG ATACAAGCTTTCATCTTTGATGGATATTGGGAGGACATGAGGAGCATTGAAGCATTCTACCAAGCAAATATGGAAAGCACAAAGAAAGCAAACATGGGATTTAA CAGCTTCTTTGATAAAGAGTCTCCCATCTACACTTTGCCTCGGGTTCTGCCCCCAACTCATATGAATGATGCTGCAATAACAGATAGTATCATTGGTGATGGTTGCATTCTCGGT AGGTGCAAGATCAAAGGCACAGTAGTTGGTACAAGGACAAGAGTTGGAGATGGGGCTGTAATAGAGGATTCAGTGATCATGGGTTCTGATATCTATCAA ATGGAAGATATTCAGGAGAGTGGCATGGACAGGAAGGGCATTGACACTCCCATAGGAATTGGGGAAGATACTCAAATAAGGAAAGCCATTGTAGATAAGAGTGCAAGAATTGGCAAAAATGTTTTG ATTATTAACAAAGACAATGTCCAAGAAGGGAACAATGAAGCTAATGGCTATGTGATCAGTGGGGGAATTGTGGTTGTTCTTCCCAGTGCAGTGATACCTGATGGCAGCATATTATGA
- the LOC132177065 gene encoding 6,7-dimethyl-8-ribityllumazine synthase, chloroplastic-like has translation MASFATTECFLPLQQSFLAPTHHRQGNGTSSTVVLLPRAAPAPHHSKSLSFSFSSQGTNSCIAVGRKDRSSFAQTAAVRYLMGSVTRTQGLRFAVVVARFNEIVTKQLLEGALGTFRNYSVKDEDIDVVWVPGSFEIGAVAERLGKSGKYHAILCIGAVIRGDTSHYDAVANSAASGVLSAGLNSGWSMFCVGG, from the exons ATGGCTTCGTTTGCTACCACGGAGTGTTTCCTTCCCCTCCAACAATCATTTCTCGCACCCACGCATCACCGGCAGGGCAATGGCACGAGCAGTACCGTCGTGCTTCTTCCACGCGCCGCTCCTGCTCCTCACCACTCCAAGTCcctctccttttccttttcgTCGCAAG GAACGAATTCCTGCATTGCTGTTGGGAGGAAGGACCGATCGTCCTTTGCACAAACGGCCGCCGTTCGGTATCTGATGGGTTCCGTCACCCGAACTCAGGGTCTTCGATTTGCTGTG GTTGTGGCGCGGTTTAATGAGATTGTGACAAAGCAGCTGTTAGAGGGAGCTTTGGGCACTTTCAGGAATTATTCGGTTAAAGACGAGGACATTGAT GTTGTATGGGTTCCTGGTAGTTTCGAAATTGGTGCTGTTGCAGAAAGGCTAGGGAAGTCAGGAAAATATCATGCAATTTTATGTATTGGAGCGGTG ATTAGAGGTGATACTTCCCACTATGACGCAGTTGCTAATTCAGCAGCATCGGGAGTTCTTTCGGCAGGTTTAAATTCAGGTTGGTCTATGTTTTGTGTTGGTGGCTGA
- the LOC132180021 gene encoding uncharacterized protein LOC132180021 encodes MLHDSTAVAVAKGFVIPRDQTFLADRSDTDAINNSLAFSIQGAASVSDMAQRLSARNVELKVSRNQIGVLQRLLKYYKRKHVDLKQENTQLKKMMLSYAEYLGPKMLEMEKNTERLQRQHEKLRVDVQGCCKSLRTRSSQK; translated from the exons atgctccatgattctactgctgtagcagtggccaaaggtttcgtaattccacgggatcaaacgttcttagctgataggtcggatactgatgctattaataactcattggcattcagtatccaaggtgctgcttcagtttctgacatggcacaacgtttgagtgccagaaatgttgagctgaaagtctcaagaaaccaaatcggggtcttacagcgactgctcaaatactacaaacgaaaacacgtggatttgaagcaggagaatactcagctgaaaaagatgatgttatcttacgcagaatacttgggaccaaagatgctagaaatggagaagaataccgaacgtctccagcgacagcacgaaaaactccgggtcgatgttcaggggtgttgcaagtctctccgcacacgctctagtcag aaataa
- the LOC132179756 gene encoding 4-hydroxy-tetrahydrodipicolinate reductase 2, chloroplastic-like yields the protein MSSLLKVNHQLGFFSGGIRPTSAIRRNQRSRSSVISMSSSLSTTQHLDQTMSSQNLSIPIMVNGCTGKMGTAVIKAADSAGVNVVPVSFGSAEECGQILQVHGKDILVHGPADREKVLASVFDEHPNLIVVDYTVPSAVNDNAELYCNVGVPFVMGTTGGDRDRLYKTVEDFNVYAVISPQMGKQVVAFLAAMEIMADQFPGAFSGYSLQAMESHQASKVDASGTAKAVISCFQKLGVSFDVDQIQMIRDPRRQLEMVGVPEEHLSGHGFHMYHLTSPDQTVSFEFQHNVCGRSIYAEGTIDAVLFLAKKIQSKADKRIYNMIDVLREGNMR from the exons ATGTCGTCCTTGCTGAAAGTGAACCACCAGCTTGGGTTCTTCTCTGGAGGCATAAGACCGACAAGTGCCATTCGTCGGAATCAAAGATCAAGATCATCTGTCATCTCAATGTCGTCGTCCCTGTCAACGACACAACATCTCGACCAAACGATGTCGTCTCAGAACCTCAGCATTCCCATCATG GTAAATGGTTGTACAGGCAAAATGGGGACGGCTGTTATCAAAGCAGCTGATTCTGCAGGAGTTAATGTTGTTCCTGTATCATTTGGCTCGGCAGAGGAGTGTGGACAAATTTTGCAAGTGCATGGGAAGGATATTCTGGTACATGGTCCAGCTGACAGAGAAAAGGTCCTTGCATCTGTCTTCGATGAACATCCAAATTTGATTGTGGTGGACTACACTGTGCCTTCTGCAGTAAATG ATAATGCAGAGCTATATTGTAATGTTGGAGTGCCCTTTGTGATGGGAACCACTGGTGGAGACAGGGACCGGCTATATAAGACAGTAGAAGACTTTAACGTTTATGCAGTAATTTCCCCACAAATGGGTAAACAG GTTGTTGCGTTTCTTGCAGCCATGGAAATTATGGCAGACCAATTTCCTGGGGCCTTCTCTGGGTACTCCCtacag GCAATGGAATCCCATCAAGCAAGCAAAGTGGATGCATCTGGAACTGCCAAAGCTGTTATTTCTTGCTTCCAGAAATTGGGAGTGTCTTTTGATGTGGACCAA ATACAAATGATACGGGATCCCAGGCGACAACTTGAGATGGTGGGAGTTCCAGAGGAGCATTTGTCAGGTCATGGATTTCATATGTATCATCTGACATCACCTGATCAAAC AGTTTCCTTTGAGTTTCAGCATAACGTTTGTGGTAGATCAATATATGCAGAGGGTACCATTGATGCGGTATTATTCCTTGCCAAGAAG ATCCAGTCGAAGGCTGACAAGCGGATATACAACATGATTGACGTCTTGCGAGAGGGTAACATGCGATGA